Within Sorangiineae bacterium MSr11367, the genomic segment TTGTCGACGGTGCGGTTCGACGGGGAGGCGTCGAGGCCCCAAATCTTGTGCAAAATCTCGTCGCGGCTCACGGGTTGGCCGGCGCGCTCGTTCAAGAGGCGCAGAAGCTCGACCTCGTAGAAGGAGAGTTGCAACACCTCGCCGCTGCGCGTGAGGGTATGCGCGGCGAAGTTCACGCTGGCCTCGCCGATTTCGAAGGTCTCGGGGGCGGTGCCGACGACACGGGCGGCGCGGCGAAAGATGGCCCGGATGCGTGCGATCAACTCGCCGACACTGAAGGGCTTCGTCACGTAATCATCGGCGCCGGCGTCGAGGCCTCGGATCTTGTCCGTCTCCTGCGAGCGCGCCGTAAGCATGATAATCGGCACGAAAGGACTCCAGCGCCGGAGTTCCTCGCAGACGGCGTACCCGTTCATGTCCGGGAGCATCAGGTCGAGGATGATGGCGTCTGGAGTCTCGTTGCGTGCAAGCTGGACTCCCTCCCCACCGCGGGCGGCCGAGACTACGCGAAACCCTTCGAACTCGAGTGAGTCGCGTAGTCCGAGGACGATGTGGGGCTCGTCCTCGATGATGAGAATCGTCTTCTTGGGAGACAATGCCTATCCCTGGCCGCCTTCTTCTCTACCGCGTACGGACGACGCTCAGGGGCCCGCGTCCCCGCCCGCGGTGGGCGGCTGCTCGATGCACTGCAAGTTGACGAGGGCGCCGTTCGGCGGAGGGAACGCCTCCGGGAACTTGATCGACTGTGCGCACTTCTCGGTCGCCACCTTCTCGCGGCTCACGTAGCACCAGCCGCCCTTCGTCGACTTGACGCAGGAGTTGTTCACGAGCTCGGGGCCTTTGAGCTGCGAGATGACGCACAAGGGACGTGCCAATTCCTCCGGCGTGGCATTGCCCGCCACCTGCTGCTTGCGGTAACGCTCGAGAACACCCGCCTCCGGCTGCTTCAGCCCTTTGGCCGGATCGCACGCGGTGGCTTGGTCACCCGACGGCAAGAGCTCGGTGATCAAGCACGGCACGGTGCCATCATCTTGCTCTTCGAGCGGCTGCGGGATGCAACGCTCGGAGAGCGCGTCCTTGAGGCGGTTGACGATGGTGCGAACAGCCGGACGATAACCGTAGTCCTCTTTGTCCTTGTCCGAGTCCGCGGAGAACTTCGGACAAAGCGACGCCACGATGCCCTGGTCGCGCAGGGTCCTCGCCACGGACAACTGGCTGACGGTCGGATACGCCTTGCCTTTGAGCTGCTTGGTTGGAACTGTCCGATCGCAGAGCGGTGAGTCCGTCGCTCGGGCGCAATCGCAGGCGTCCTTGTTCTCGGGCAGCGAGCAATCCCTCTCCTTTGCCAGATTGAAAACGCACGCGTACTGCAGGTCGTCGTTCTTCGTATCCCAGTCACGAAAACTCCCGGTGTCGGCTACGCCATCACGCTTGGCAACGGATTCGCGCATGCGCGCGTTGATGCCCGTGAAGTCGTAGCGGGCCGGATCTGCACCGAGGATGCGCCGCCAATCGTCTTCGACCAATTTGTCCTTGAACTTGCCCGGGTTGCTGTCTTCCAGGTTGGTCGGTTGGTCCGTCAGCATCTGCCAGGGAACACCGCCGATGATCGCGTAGAAGATGAGATCACTCGACCGCGGCCCACGAGCCAGGTTGCACAGCGCGTCGGGGTTGTCGGTCTTCTCGGCCGCCTCGGCCAGGGACGACCCCTTCGCAAACAGCGGATTGGTGCAGTTGGGGTTGCCCACGTAGTTGAACGACCGCACGTCGGGATTGTCGGTTTCCGTGTGTTCGCCGCGGCGGTCCGGAACCTTCGTCTGGCTAAAGCCCGTGGTGTAACGCTCGAGCGGGAAACGCGCGTCGTAGCCGAAACGCCGTTTCGGCTCGAAGAAGCGGACGTTGGCGCCGTCTTGCTCGAGCGGCAGTCCCTTCTGGTAGCACGGAAGATCCTTGGCGTTGTCCTGGTAGCAAGAGAAGCACTCGGCGCTGTTCGGGCCCTTGGAAGGATCCGAGCATGCCGGGGTGCCGCCCGCCACACGG encodes:
- a CDS encoding response regulator transcription factor; this encodes MSPKKTILIIEDEPHIVLGLRDSLEFEGFRVVSAARGGEGVQLARNETPDAIILDLMLPDMNGYAVCEELRRWSPFVPIIMLTARSQETDKIRGLDAGADDYVTKPFSVGELIARIRAIFRRAARVVGTAPETFEIGEASVNFAAHTLTRSGEVLQLSFYEVELLRLLNERAGQPVSRDEILHKIWGLDASPSNRTVDNFIVKLRKKIEISPDKPKHILTVYGYGYKLAL